One segment of Castanea sativa cultivar Marrone di Chiusa Pesio chromosome 3, ASM4071231v1 DNA contains the following:
- the LOC142628285 gene encoding phosphate transporter PHO1 homolog 3-like isoform X3 → MKFGKEFTAQMVPEWQEAYMDYNQLKSLLKEIQRFKQRTKPPATPAGLKRKLALYRAFSGLTQRYNNPTSPSSASDEIESQAILVNSVNHGGSQSYQTTFLMSSDEGGEYEFVYFRRLDDEFNKVNKFYKAKVEEVMKEAAMLNKQMDALIAFRIKVENPQGWFDRSVEMTRLASDVAASGSGRVPMSMDVIEEGPSSHGPSSDESSDDKDDKENEIVNQMVHEQRIKNMKGTRPTPLEILSHVKMNNTLETPRSTIKGFLNYPVQTELNFTSKNLRKVEDQLKRAFVEFYQKLRLLKNYSFLNTLAFSKIMKKYDKITSRNASKSYMKIVDNSNLGNSDEIAKLMERVEVTFIKHFSNSNHTKGMKILRPQAMRETHRTTFSTGFLAGCSVALILALILIVRARKFMGKPEATQYMNTMFPLYSLFGFIVLHLIMFSANIFFWRLYRVNYPFIFGFKQGTELGYREVFLLSFGLAMLALASVLLNLDMEMDPKTKNYGTYSEILPLTLVFLVFIILFCPLNIIYRSNRFFFLTCLFHCICAPLYKVTLPDFFLADQFTSQVQALRSFEFYICYYGWGYFQHRENRCEESEVYNTFLFIVAVIPYWSRILQCLRRLFEEKDPMQGYNGIKYFLTIVAIILRTAYSLNKGMNWKTLAGIFSAIAAIVATYWDLVIDWGLLQRRSKNRWLRDKLLVPHKSVYFGAMVLNVLLRFAWMQTVLGFQVSFLNKNSLIAIVASLEIIRRGIWNFFRLENEHLNNVGKYRAFKSVPLPFNYDDNEDKDE, encoded by the exons ATGAAATTTGGGAAGGAATTCACAGCACAAATGGTGCCTGAATGGCAAGAAGCATACATGGATTACAATCAACTTAAATCCCTTTTGAAAGAAATCCAACGCTTCAAGCAAAGAACCAAGCCACCAGCAACCCCAGCTGGCCTTAAACGAAAGCTCGCACTTTACAGAGCTTTTAGTGGCTTAACACAAAGATACAACAACCCCACAAGCCCATCATCCGCTTCTGATGAAATTGAAAGCCAAGCCATCCTTGTCAATTCTGTGAACCATGGTGGCTCACAAAGTTATCAAACTACGTTTCTCATGTCCTCCGATGAAGGTGGTGAATATGAATTTGTTTACTTTAGGAGGCTTGACGATGAATTCAATAAAGTGAACAAGTTTTACAAGGCTAAAGTGGAGGAGGTGATGAAGGAAGCAGCTATGTTGAACAAACAAATGGATGCTTTGATTGCTTTTAGGATTAAAGTGGAGAATCCTCAAGGGTGGTTTGATAGGTCTGTGGAGATGACTCGTCTTGCTTCTGATGTTGCTGCTTCAG GATCAGGAAGAGTTCCCATGTCCATGGATGTAATTGAAGAGGGTCCGAGCAGCCATGGACCATCATCAGATGAATCAAGTGATGACAAAGATGACAAAGAGAATGAAATTGTCAACCAAATGGTTCATGAACAGAGGATAAAGAACATGAAGGGAACTAGACCAACTCCTCTTGAAATACTTAGCCATGTGAAAATGAACAACACTCTAGAGACTCCTCGTTCAACCATTAAGGGCTTCCTCAATTACCCCGTGCAGACAGAGCTGAATTTCACTagtaaaaatttgagaaaagttGAAGATCAACTTAAGCGAGCTTTTGTTGAATTTTACCAGAAGCTTAGGCTTCTAAAGAACTACAG CTTCTTAAACACACTGGCATTTTCAAAGATCATGAAGAAATATGATAAG ATCACTTCAAGGAATGCATCAAAATCTTACATGAAAATCGTGGATAATTCCAACCTTGGCAATTCTGATGAG ATTGCCAAACTTATGGAAAGGGTTGAAGTTACATTCATCAAACATTTCTCCAATTCTAACCACACCAAAGGCATGAAAATCTTAAGACCCCAGGCAATGAGAGAAACACATAGGACAACATTTTCCACAG GTTTTTTGGCTGGCTGCTCAGTAGCTCTGATATTAGCCCTTATTTTAATTGTTCGTGCCCGCAAATTCATGGGTAAGCCAGAGGCAACACAGTACATGAACACCATGTTTCCTCTTTACAG CTTGTTTGGCTTTATAGTTCTGCACTTGATTATGTTTTCTGCCAATATATTCTTCTGGAGGCTATACCGGGTCAATTATCCCTTCATATTTGGATTCAAGCAAGGAACCGAGTTGGGGTATCGAGAAGTTTTCCTCCTCAGTTTTGGTCTTGCAATGTTAGCACTAGCCAGTGTGCTCTTAAACCTTGACATGGAGATggatccaaaaacaaaaaattatggaacATACTCCGAAATTCTGCCTTTGACCTTGGTTTTT CTTGTGTTCATCATATTATTTTGCCCATTAAACATCATTTATCGCTCAAATCGTTTCTTCTTCCTTACATGTCTCTTTCACTGTATATGTGCTCCTTTGTACAAG gtGACACTCCCAGATTTCTTCTTGGCAGATCAGTTCACTAGCCAG GTGCAAGCCTTGAGAAGTTTTGAGTTTTACATTTGTTACTATGGTTGGGGCTACTTCCAACACAGAGAAAATAGGTGTGAAGAAAGCGAAGTATACAATACTTTCCTTTTCATTGTTGCAGTAATTCCATACTGGTCTCGAATCCTTCAG TGTCTTAGGCGCTTGTTTGAAGAGAAAGATCCTATGCAAGGATATAATGGCATTAAGTATTTTCTGACTATTGTGGCTATTATCTTGAGGACTGCTTACAGTCTTAACAAGGGAATGAATTGGAAAACATTAGCCGGGATTTTCTCAGCCATTGCAGCAATTGTTGCTACATACTGGGACCTTGTTATAGATTGGGGGCTTCTTCAACGTCGATCTAAGAACCGCTGGTTGAGAGACAAGCTCTTAGTCCCTCACAAAAGTGTATATTTTGGAGCAATG GTGTTGAATGTGTTGCTGAGGTTTGCATGGATGCAGACTGTATTGGGTTTCCAAGTGtctttcttaaataaaaattccttaaTAGCCATTGTAGCTAGCCTAGAGATCATTCGCCGTGGCATATGGAATTTCTTCAG ATTGGAGAATGAACATTTGAACAATGTTGGCAAGTACCGAGCTTTCAAGTCTGTGCCACTACCCTTCAACTATGATGATAATGAAGATAAAGATGAATAG
- the LOC142628285 gene encoding phosphate transporter PHO1 homolog 3-like isoform X5 yields MKFGKEFTAQMVPEWQEAYMDYNQLKSLLKEIQRFKQRTKPPATPAGLKRKLALYRAFSGLTQRYNNPTSPSSASDEIESQAILVNSVNHGGSQSYQTTFLMSSDEGGEYEFVYFRRLDDEFNKVNKFYKAKVEEVMKEAAMLNKQMDALIAFRIKVENPQGCSHGPSSDESSDDKDDKENEIVNQMVHEQRIKNMKGTRPTPLEILSHVKMNNTLETPRSTIKGFLNYPVQTELNFTSKNLRKVEDQLKRAFVEFYQKLRLLKNYSFLNTLAFSKIMKKYDKITSRNASKSYMKIVDNSNLGNSDEIAKLMERVEVTFIKHFSNSNHTKGMKILRPQAMRETHRTTFSTGFLAGCSVALILALILIVRARKFMGKPEATQYMNTMFPLYSLFGFIVLHLIMFSANIFFWRLYRVNYPFIFGFKQGTELGYREVFLLSFGLAMLALASVLLNLDMEMDPKTKNYGTYSEILPLTLVFLVFIILFCPLNIIYRSNRFFFLTCLFHCICAPLYKVTLPDFFLADQFTSQVQALRSFEFYICYYGWGYFQHRENRCEESEVYNTFLFIVAVIPYWSRILQCLRRLFEEKDPMQGYNGIKYFLTIVAIILRTAYSLNKGMNWKTLAGIFSAIAAIVATYWDLVIDWGLLQRRSKNRWLRDKLLVPHKSVYFGAMVLNVLLRFAWMQTVLGFQVSFLNKNSLIAIVASLEIIRRGIWNFFRLENEHLNNVGKYRAFKSVPLPFNYDDNEDKDE; encoded by the exons ATGAAATTTGGGAAGGAATTCACAGCACAAATGGTGCCTGAATGGCAAGAAGCATACATGGATTACAATCAACTTAAATCCCTTTTGAAAGAAATCCAACGCTTCAAGCAAAGAACCAAGCCACCAGCAACCCCAGCTGGCCTTAAACGAAAGCTCGCACTTTACAGAGCTTTTAGTGGCTTAACACAAAGATACAACAACCCCACAAGCCCATCATCCGCTTCTGATGAAATTGAAAGCCAAGCCATCCTTGTCAATTCTGTGAACCATGGTGGCTCACAAAGTTATCAAACTACGTTTCTCATGTCCTCCGATGAAGGTGGTGAATATGAATTTGTTTACTTTAGGAGGCTTGACGATGAATTCAATAAAGTGAACAAGTTTTACAAGGCTAAAGTGGAGGAGGTGATGAAGGAAGCAGCTATGTTGAACAAACAAATGGATGCTTTGATTGCTTTTAGGATTAAAGTGGAGAATCCTCAAGGGTG CAGCCATGGACCATCATCAGATGAATCAAGTGATGACAAAGATGACAAAGAGAATGAAATTGTCAACCAAATGGTTCATGAACAGAGGATAAAGAACATGAAGGGAACTAGACCAACTCCTCTTGAAATACTTAGCCATGTGAAAATGAACAACACTCTAGAGACTCCTCGTTCAACCATTAAGGGCTTCCTCAATTACCCCGTGCAGACAGAGCTGAATTTCACTagtaaaaatttgagaaaagttGAAGATCAACTTAAGCGAGCTTTTGTTGAATTTTACCAGAAGCTTAGGCTTCTAAAGAACTACAG CTTCTTAAACACACTGGCATTTTCAAAGATCATGAAGAAATATGATAAG ATCACTTCAAGGAATGCATCAAAATCTTACATGAAAATCGTGGATAATTCCAACCTTGGCAATTCTGATGAG ATTGCCAAACTTATGGAAAGGGTTGAAGTTACATTCATCAAACATTTCTCCAATTCTAACCACACCAAAGGCATGAAAATCTTAAGACCCCAGGCAATGAGAGAAACACATAGGACAACATTTTCCACAG GTTTTTTGGCTGGCTGCTCAGTAGCTCTGATATTAGCCCTTATTTTAATTGTTCGTGCCCGCAAATTCATGGGTAAGCCAGAGGCAACACAGTACATGAACACCATGTTTCCTCTTTACAG CTTGTTTGGCTTTATAGTTCTGCACTTGATTATGTTTTCTGCCAATATATTCTTCTGGAGGCTATACCGGGTCAATTATCCCTTCATATTTGGATTCAAGCAAGGAACCGAGTTGGGGTATCGAGAAGTTTTCCTCCTCAGTTTTGGTCTTGCAATGTTAGCACTAGCCAGTGTGCTCTTAAACCTTGACATGGAGATggatccaaaaacaaaaaattatggaacATACTCCGAAATTCTGCCTTTGACCTTGGTTTTT CTTGTGTTCATCATATTATTTTGCCCATTAAACATCATTTATCGCTCAAATCGTTTCTTCTTCCTTACATGTCTCTTTCACTGTATATGTGCTCCTTTGTACAAG gtGACACTCCCAGATTTCTTCTTGGCAGATCAGTTCACTAGCCAG GTGCAAGCCTTGAGAAGTTTTGAGTTTTACATTTGTTACTATGGTTGGGGCTACTTCCAACACAGAGAAAATAGGTGTGAAGAAAGCGAAGTATACAATACTTTCCTTTTCATTGTTGCAGTAATTCCATACTGGTCTCGAATCCTTCAG TGTCTTAGGCGCTTGTTTGAAGAGAAAGATCCTATGCAAGGATATAATGGCATTAAGTATTTTCTGACTATTGTGGCTATTATCTTGAGGACTGCTTACAGTCTTAACAAGGGAATGAATTGGAAAACATTAGCCGGGATTTTCTCAGCCATTGCAGCAATTGTTGCTACATACTGGGACCTTGTTATAGATTGGGGGCTTCTTCAACGTCGATCTAAGAACCGCTGGTTGAGAGACAAGCTCTTAGTCCCTCACAAAAGTGTATATTTTGGAGCAATG GTGTTGAATGTGTTGCTGAGGTTTGCATGGATGCAGACTGTATTGGGTTTCCAAGTGtctttcttaaataaaaattccttaaTAGCCATTGTAGCTAGCCTAGAGATCATTCGCCGTGGCATATGGAATTTCTTCAG ATTGGAGAATGAACATTTGAACAATGTTGGCAAGTACCGAGCTTTCAAGTCTGTGCCACTACCCTTCAACTATGATGATAATGAAGATAAAGATGAATAG
- the LOC142628285 gene encoding phosphate transporter PHO1 homolog 3-like isoform X4: protein MKFGKEFTAQMVPEWQEAYMDYNQLKSLLKEIQRFKQRTKPPATPAGLKRKLALYRAFSGLTQRYNNPTSPSSASDEIESQAILVNSVNHGGSQSYQTTFLMSSDEGGEYEFVYFRRLDDEFNKVNKFYKAKVEEVMKEAAMLNKQMDALIAFRIKVENPQGWFDSSHGPSSDESSDDKDDKENEIVNQMVHEQRIKNMKGTRPTPLEILSHVKMNNTLETPRSTIKGFLNYPVQTELNFTSKNLRKVEDQLKRAFVEFYQKLRLLKNYSFLNTLAFSKIMKKYDKITSRNASKSYMKIVDNSNLGNSDEIAKLMERVEVTFIKHFSNSNHTKGMKILRPQAMRETHRTTFSTGFLAGCSVALILALILIVRARKFMGKPEATQYMNTMFPLYSLFGFIVLHLIMFSANIFFWRLYRVNYPFIFGFKQGTELGYREVFLLSFGLAMLALASVLLNLDMEMDPKTKNYGTYSEILPLTLVFLVFIILFCPLNIIYRSNRFFFLTCLFHCICAPLYKVTLPDFFLADQFTSQVQALRSFEFYICYYGWGYFQHRENRCEESEVYNTFLFIVAVIPYWSRILQCLRRLFEEKDPMQGYNGIKYFLTIVAIILRTAYSLNKGMNWKTLAGIFSAIAAIVATYWDLVIDWGLLQRRSKNRWLRDKLLVPHKSVYFGAMVLNVLLRFAWMQTVLGFQVSFLNKNSLIAIVASLEIIRRGIWNFFRLENEHLNNVGKYRAFKSVPLPFNYDDNEDKDE, encoded by the exons ATGAAATTTGGGAAGGAATTCACAGCACAAATGGTGCCTGAATGGCAAGAAGCATACATGGATTACAATCAACTTAAATCCCTTTTGAAAGAAATCCAACGCTTCAAGCAAAGAACCAAGCCACCAGCAACCCCAGCTGGCCTTAAACGAAAGCTCGCACTTTACAGAGCTTTTAGTGGCTTAACACAAAGATACAACAACCCCACAAGCCCATCATCCGCTTCTGATGAAATTGAAAGCCAAGCCATCCTTGTCAATTCTGTGAACCATGGTGGCTCACAAAGTTATCAAACTACGTTTCTCATGTCCTCCGATGAAGGTGGTGAATATGAATTTGTTTACTTTAGGAGGCTTGACGATGAATTCAATAAAGTGAACAAGTTTTACAAGGCTAAAGTGGAGGAGGTGATGAAGGAAGCAGCTATGTTGAACAAACAAATGGATGCTTTGATTGCTTTTAGGATTAAAGTGGAGAATCCTCAAGGGTGGTTTGATAG CAGCCATGGACCATCATCAGATGAATCAAGTGATGACAAAGATGACAAAGAGAATGAAATTGTCAACCAAATGGTTCATGAACAGAGGATAAAGAACATGAAGGGAACTAGACCAACTCCTCTTGAAATACTTAGCCATGTGAAAATGAACAACACTCTAGAGACTCCTCGTTCAACCATTAAGGGCTTCCTCAATTACCCCGTGCAGACAGAGCTGAATTTCACTagtaaaaatttgagaaaagttGAAGATCAACTTAAGCGAGCTTTTGTTGAATTTTACCAGAAGCTTAGGCTTCTAAAGAACTACAG CTTCTTAAACACACTGGCATTTTCAAAGATCATGAAGAAATATGATAAG ATCACTTCAAGGAATGCATCAAAATCTTACATGAAAATCGTGGATAATTCCAACCTTGGCAATTCTGATGAG ATTGCCAAACTTATGGAAAGGGTTGAAGTTACATTCATCAAACATTTCTCCAATTCTAACCACACCAAAGGCATGAAAATCTTAAGACCCCAGGCAATGAGAGAAACACATAGGACAACATTTTCCACAG GTTTTTTGGCTGGCTGCTCAGTAGCTCTGATATTAGCCCTTATTTTAATTGTTCGTGCCCGCAAATTCATGGGTAAGCCAGAGGCAACACAGTACATGAACACCATGTTTCCTCTTTACAG CTTGTTTGGCTTTATAGTTCTGCACTTGATTATGTTTTCTGCCAATATATTCTTCTGGAGGCTATACCGGGTCAATTATCCCTTCATATTTGGATTCAAGCAAGGAACCGAGTTGGGGTATCGAGAAGTTTTCCTCCTCAGTTTTGGTCTTGCAATGTTAGCACTAGCCAGTGTGCTCTTAAACCTTGACATGGAGATggatccaaaaacaaaaaattatggaacATACTCCGAAATTCTGCCTTTGACCTTGGTTTTT CTTGTGTTCATCATATTATTTTGCCCATTAAACATCATTTATCGCTCAAATCGTTTCTTCTTCCTTACATGTCTCTTTCACTGTATATGTGCTCCTTTGTACAAG gtGACACTCCCAGATTTCTTCTTGGCAGATCAGTTCACTAGCCAG GTGCAAGCCTTGAGAAGTTTTGAGTTTTACATTTGTTACTATGGTTGGGGCTACTTCCAACACAGAGAAAATAGGTGTGAAGAAAGCGAAGTATACAATACTTTCCTTTTCATTGTTGCAGTAATTCCATACTGGTCTCGAATCCTTCAG TGTCTTAGGCGCTTGTTTGAAGAGAAAGATCCTATGCAAGGATATAATGGCATTAAGTATTTTCTGACTATTGTGGCTATTATCTTGAGGACTGCTTACAGTCTTAACAAGGGAATGAATTGGAAAACATTAGCCGGGATTTTCTCAGCCATTGCAGCAATTGTTGCTACATACTGGGACCTTGTTATAGATTGGGGGCTTCTTCAACGTCGATCTAAGAACCGCTGGTTGAGAGACAAGCTCTTAGTCCCTCACAAAAGTGTATATTTTGGAGCAATG GTGTTGAATGTGTTGCTGAGGTTTGCATGGATGCAGACTGTATTGGGTTTCCAAGTGtctttcttaaataaaaattccttaaTAGCCATTGTAGCTAGCCTAGAGATCATTCGCCGTGGCATATGGAATTTCTTCAG ATTGGAGAATGAACATTTGAACAATGTTGGCAAGTACCGAGCTTTCAAGTCTGTGCCACTACCCTTCAACTATGATGATAATGAAGATAAAGATGAATAG
- the LOC142628285 gene encoding phosphate transporter PHO1 homolog 3-like isoform X1, producing MKFGKEFTAQMVPEWQEAYMDYNQLKSLLKEIQRFKQRTKPPATPAGLKRKLALYRAFSGLTQRYNNPTSPSSASDEIESQAILVNSVNHGGSQSYQTTFLMSSDEGGEYEFVYFRRLDDEFNKVNKFYKAKVEEVMKEAAMLNKQMDALIAFRIKVENPQGWFDRSVEMTRLASDVAASAAAVAASTPKGARARRVPMSMDVIEEGPSSHGPSSDESSDDKDDKENEIVNQMVHEQRIKNMKGTRPTPLEILSHVKMNNTLETPRSTIKGFLNYPVQTELNFTSKNLRKVEDQLKRAFVEFYQKLRLLKNYSFLNTLAFSKIMKKYDKITSRNASKSYMKIVDNSNLGNSDEIAKLMERVEVTFIKHFSNSNHTKGMKILRPQAMRETHRTTFSTGFLAGCSVALILALILIVRARKFMGKPEATQYMNTMFPLYSLFGFIVLHLIMFSANIFFWRLYRVNYPFIFGFKQGTELGYREVFLLSFGLAMLALASVLLNLDMEMDPKTKNYGTYSEILPLTLVFLVFIILFCPLNIIYRSNRFFFLTCLFHCICAPLYKVTLPDFFLADQFTSQVQALRSFEFYICYYGWGYFQHRENRCEESEVYNTFLFIVAVIPYWSRILQCLRRLFEEKDPMQGYNGIKYFLTIVAIILRTAYSLNKGMNWKTLAGIFSAIAAIVATYWDLVIDWGLLQRRSKNRWLRDKLLVPHKSVYFGAMVLNVLLRFAWMQTVLGFQVSFLNKNSLIAIVASLEIIRRGIWNFFRLENEHLNNVGKYRAFKSVPLPFNYDDNEDKDE from the exons ATGAAATTTGGGAAGGAATTCACAGCACAAATGGTGCCTGAATGGCAAGAAGCATACATGGATTACAATCAACTTAAATCCCTTTTGAAAGAAATCCAACGCTTCAAGCAAAGAACCAAGCCACCAGCAACCCCAGCTGGCCTTAAACGAAAGCTCGCACTTTACAGAGCTTTTAGTGGCTTAACACAAAGATACAACAACCCCACAAGCCCATCATCCGCTTCTGATGAAATTGAAAGCCAAGCCATCCTTGTCAATTCTGTGAACCATGGTGGCTCACAAAGTTATCAAACTACGTTTCTCATGTCCTCCGATGAAGGTGGTGAATATGAATTTGTTTACTTTAGGAGGCTTGACGATGAATTCAATAAAGTGAACAAGTTTTACAAGGCTAAAGTGGAGGAGGTGATGAAGGAAGCAGCTATGTTGAACAAACAAATGGATGCTTTGATTGCTTTTAGGATTAAAGTGGAGAATCCTCAAGGGTGGTTTGATAGGTCTGTGGAGATGACTCGTCTTGCTTCTGATGTTGCTGCTTCAGCAGCTGCAGTGGCTGCATCTACACCAAAAGGAGCCAGAGCAA GAAGAGTTCCCATGTCCATGGATGTAATTGAAGAGGGTCCGAGCAGCCATGGACCATCATCAGATGAATCAAGTGATGACAAAGATGACAAAGAGAATGAAATTGTCAACCAAATGGTTCATGAACAGAGGATAAAGAACATGAAGGGAACTAGACCAACTCCTCTTGAAATACTTAGCCATGTGAAAATGAACAACACTCTAGAGACTCCTCGTTCAACCATTAAGGGCTTCCTCAATTACCCCGTGCAGACAGAGCTGAATTTCACTagtaaaaatttgagaaaagttGAAGATCAACTTAAGCGAGCTTTTGTTGAATTTTACCAGAAGCTTAGGCTTCTAAAGAACTACAG CTTCTTAAACACACTGGCATTTTCAAAGATCATGAAGAAATATGATAAG ATCACTTCAAGGAATGCATCAAAATCTTACATGAAAATCGTGGATAATTCCAACCTTGGCAATTCTGATGAG ATTGCCAAACTTATGGAAAGGGTTGAAGTTACATTCATCAAACATTTCTCCAATTCTAACCACACCAAAGGCATGAAAATCTTAAGACCCCAGGCAATGAGAGAAACACATAGGACAACATTTTCCACAG GTTTTTTGGCTGGCTGCTCAGTAGCTCTGATATTAGCCCTTATTTTAATTGTTCGTGCCCGCAAATTCATGGGTAAGCCAGAGGCAACACAGTACATGAACACCATGTTTCCTCTTTACAG CTTGTTTGGCTTTATAGTTCTGCACTTGATTATGTTTTCTGCCAATATATTCTTCTGGAGGCTATACCGGGTCAATTATCCCTTCATATTTGGATTCAAGCAAGGAACCGAGTTGGGGTATCGAGAAGTTTTCCTCCTCAGTTTTGGTCTTGCAATGTTAGCACTAGCCAGTGTGCTCTTAAACCTTGACATGGAGATggatccaaaaacaaaaaattatggaacATACTCCGAAATTCTGCCTTTGACCTTGGTTTTT CTTGTGTTCATCATATTATTTTGCCCATTAAACATCATTTATCGCTCAAATCGTTTCTTCTTCCTTACATGTCTCTTTCACTGTATATGTGCTCCTTTGTACAAG gtGACACTCCCAGATTTCTTCTTGGCAGATCAGTTCACTAGCCAG GTGCAAGCCTTGAGAAGTTTTGAGTTTTACATTTGTTACTATGGTTGGGGCTACTTCCAACACAGAGAAAATAGGTGTGAAGAAAGCGAAGTATACAATACTTTCCTTTTCATTGTTGCAGTAATTCCATACTGGTCTCGAATCCTTCAG TGTCTTAGGCGCTTGTTTGAAGAGAAAGATCCTATGCAAGGATATAATGGCATTAAGTATTTTCTGACTATTGTGGCTATTATCTTGAGGACTGCTTACAGTCTTAACAAGGGAATGAATTGGAAAACATTAGCCGGGATTTTCTCAGCCATTGCAGCAATTGTTGCTACATACTGGGACCTTGTTATAGATTGGGGGCTTCTTCAACGTCGATCTAAGAACCGCTGGTTGAGAGACAAGCTCTTAGTCCCTCACAAAAGTGTATATTTTGGAGCAATG GTGTTGAATGTGTTGCTGAGGTTTGCATGGATGCAGACTGTATTGGGTTTCCAAGTGtctttcttaaataaaaattccttaaTAGCCATTGTAGCTAGCCTAGAGATCATTCGCCGTGGCATATGGAATTTCTTCAG ATTGGAGAATGAACATTTGAACAATGTTGGCAAGTACCGAGCTTTCAAGTCTGTGCCACTACCCTTCAACTATGATGATAATGAAGATAAAGATGAATAG